A stretch of the Saccharolobus caldissimus genome encodes the following:
- a CDS encoding cyclase family protein, translating into MEEKVNSLEELLKDSPTNWGRWGKDDEVGALNFLDRQEVLRGIKAVRQGKVFTLQVIIGSDKGDPVWPGRTSAIRINVNDKGYYLAGKNKPLYGGLEYADDIIIMFLQGTTQIDALGHTWYGDRIWNGYNAIETIGGLNKASVLPIAQRGIVGHGILIDVAWCKGVESLSAGEEITLNDLLSCAKKEGIEIQKHDILLIRTGWIAQFFKKGPAEFYKNFLEPGLTYRKELVEWFYKMEIPVLGTDTIANERTTHPETGIVLPLHAALMRNLGVIFNEILWLEDLAEDCRKDNQWDFLYVGAPLKINKATGAPINPVVIK; encoded by the coding sequence ATGGAAGAAAAGGTAAATAGTCTAGAGGAATTGCTTAAAGATTCTCCAACTAATTGGGGAAGATGGGGAAAAGATGATGAGGTAGGTGCATTAAATTTTCTTGATAGACAAGAAGTCTTAAGGGGTATAAAAGCAGTAAGACAAGGCAAAGTATTTACTCTTCAAGTAATAATAGGTTCAGATAAGGGCGATCCAGTATGGCCTGGAAGGACATCAGCTATACGCATTAATGTTAATGATAAAGGGTATTATCTTGCTGGAAAAAATAAACCTCTTTATGGGGGGCTGGAATATGCAGATGATATCATAATAATGTTTTTACAAGGAACTACCCAAATAGATGCACTTGGTCATACTTGGTATGGGGACAGAATATGGAATGGTTATAATGCTATAGAAACAATAGGGGGTCTTAATAAAGCAAGTGTGCTTCCAATAGCGCAACGTGGTATTGTTGGTCATGGGATTTTAATTGATGTAGCATGGTGTAAAGGTGTAGAATCTTTATCTGCAGGAGAAGAAATAACGTTAAATGATTTACTATCTTGTGCTAAGAAAGAAGGTATAGAAATACAAAAACATGATATATTATTAATAAGAACGGGATGGATTGCACAATTCTTTAAAAAAGGTCCAGCCGAATTCTACAAAAATTTCTTAGAACCTGGATTAACCTATAGAAAAGAGTTGGTAGAATGGTTTTACAAAATGGAAATTCCCGTTCTTGGAACAGATACTATAGCTAATGAGAGAACAACTCATCCAGAAACGGGTATAGTATTACCTCTACATGCTGCATTGATGAGAAATTTAGGAGTAATATTTAACGAGATTTTATGGCTAGAAGATTTAGCAGAGGATTGCAGAAAGGATAATCAATGGGATTTCCTTTATGTTGGAGCACCTCTTAAAATAAATAAAGCTACTGGAGCGCCTATAAATCCAGTAGTAATAAAGTAG
- a CDS encoding 4-hydroxyphenylacetate 3-hydroxylase N-terminal domain-containing protein codes for MRSKEDYLKALKDGRKVYYRGKLVEDITSHPILRIAALHAAKLYEYQDRLYEDSKLGKISKFFKVPKSPQDLLDRHKLIYDLTLYCNGIFNISQAIGSDALFALMITARQVDKKYGTDYYKRVEKYFEEVAKQDLTLATAQTDVKGDRSKRPSEQVDPDMYVRIVDVRSDGIVVKGAKAHTTQSAVSDEIIVIPTRAMRENDKDYAIAFAIPTNTQGLKMYTRPIDEIEGNTSAILSKKDYELETLTVFDNVFIPWDRVFLFKEYDHAGTLAMLFATYHRFTALSYRAATINLYLGTALYTAEANGIQNEKHVRDDIVDIMLYKEIMRMAALSAAYNPIISEGIAIPNPVFVNIGKLYSNMHFIDVIKALIDISGGIIATLPSEEDFLSEEKDVILKYLRGNIDGYSRSKILRLSKELAASNFVGYLLTLMIHAEGSIEASKIELFRSYDYSEAKELVRKILQ; via the coding sequence ATGAGATCAAAAGAAGATTACCTAAAGGCTTTGAAGGATGGGAGGAAGGTTTATTATAGGGGGAAGTTGGTTGAGGATATAACTTCACACCCAATATTAAGGATCGCTGCCCTACACGCAGCTAAACTATACGAGTATCAAGATAGGCTTTATGAGGACTCTAAATTAGGAAAAATTAGTAAATTCTTTAAAGTACCAAAATCCCCACAAGATTTACTGGATAGGCATAAACTAATTTACGACTTAACACTATATTGTAACGGCATATTTAATATCTCACAAGCTATAGGCAGTGATGCCCTATTCGCACTAATGATAACTGCAAGACAAGTTGATAAAAAATACGGGACAGATTATTATAAGAGGGTAGAAAAGTATTTCGAGGAGGTAGCAAAACAAGACCTAACACTGGCAACAGCACAAACAGACGTAAAGGGGGATAGGAGCAAGAGACCATCAGAACAAGTAGACCCAGACATGTACGTGAGAATAGTAGACGTAAGGAGTGATGGCATAGTAGTCAAGGGAGCAAAGGCACACACAACACAATCAGCAGTATCAGACGAAATAATAGTAATACCAACAAGAGCAATGAGAGAAAACGACAAAGACTACGCAATAGCCTTCGCAATACCAACAAACACACAAGGACTAAAAATGTACACAAGACCAATAGACGAAATAGAGGGAAACACATCAGCAATACTAAGCAAAAAAGACTACGAACTAGAAACACTAACAGTATTCGACAACGTCTTCATACCCTGGGACAGAGTATTCCTATTCAAAGAATACGACCACGCAGGAACACTAGCAATGTTATTCGCAACATACCACAGATTCACAGCACTATCATACAGAGCAGCAACAATAAACTTATATCTTGGTACAGCGCTATATACCGCTGAGGCTAATGGCATTCAAAATGAAAAGCACGTTAGAGATGATATAGTAGATATTATGCTATATAAAGAGATAATGAGAATGGCTGCGCTTTCTGCTGCATATAATCCTATAATCTCTGAAGGCATCGCAATACCTAATCCTGTTTTCGTCAATATAGGAAAACTATATTCCAATATGCATTTCATAGATGTGATTAAAGCATTAATTGATATTTCTGGTGGAATAATAGCTACTTTACCTTCTGAAGAAGACTTTTTAAGTGAGGAAAAAGATGTAATATTAAAATATTTAAGAGGAAACATAGATGGATACAGTAGAAGTAAAATATTAAGATTATCTAAAGAATTAGCTGCTAGCAACTTTGTTGGATATCTATTAACACTAATGATACATGCTGAAGGTTCCATAGAAGCTAGTAAAATAGAATTATTCAGAAGTTATGATTATAGTGAAGCTAAAGAATTAGTAAGAAAAATATTACAGTAA
- a CDS encoding MFS transporter, with protein MSVKDKENKQVIAAATVKGRIIPRNVPRIAWYALIMAWLAYATQIIARIGIFNIEPIYASFYHLSPLLTLSIPAIWTILAATLSIPISNMSDRKGGGFHRRHYYLLFLTGYILILGLIAFKPIISSFAVFFALLILSAIIASPLEPLIVASAGDWFPIEHRGFALGFHHTGYPWGSLIGGFLISMLLVIFGENNWPIVFLLPGSLAVILAIVLYKVFTLENQRKLEIECQKRGLHASLAHEFLPSEMGQEKKELGYREAFGLLLKNPTELTMLIVGFLVTGAYWVWAGFLPLYLYYILHYSAAETAFLSVVFTATGGLGQIIWGALSDKIGRKLSLIITTLWFALGVYTVVALAGLGLGVLIGAQLFAGLATNATYPLMYAIGYDVADKRAKATSTAFIDVAFYLGGALLFVTGYLIEIGGGYYSITGYLLNTYFLIGILVGSAILTLVFARETSGWFFKKDWSIFPRRMSNLPELEGESK; from the coding sequence ATGTCAGTAAAGGATAAAGAGAATAAACAAGTAATTGCTGCGGCGACAGTTAAAGGTAGAATTATTCCTAGAAATGTACCACGAATAGCATGGTATGCGTTAATTATGGCATGGTTAGCGTATGCCACTCAAATAATAGCTAGAATTGGTATATTTAATATAGAACCTATCTATGCTTCTTTTTATCATCTTTCTCCATTATTAACCTTGAGTATTCCTGCAATATGGACTATATTAGCAGCTACGTTGTCAATCCCTATCTCTAATATGAGTGATAGAAAAGGAGGGGGATTTCATAGAAGGCATTATTATTTATTGTTTCTTACTGGATATATATTAATTCTTGGATTAATAGCATTTAAACCAATAATTAGTTCATTTGCAGTATTCTTTGCATTATTAATATTGTCTGCTATAATTGCTAGTCCATTAGAACCACTGATTGTAGCATCCGCAGGTGACTGGTTCCCTATTGAACATAGAGGATTTGCATTAGGTTTTCATCATACTGGATATCCATGGGGATCTTTAATAGGGGGATTCTTAATAAGTATGCTTTTAGTAATTTTCGGAGAAAATAATTGGCCAATAGTATTCTTACTGCCAGGTAGTTTAGCGGTAATATTAGCTATAGTCTTATATAAAGTATTTACCTTAGAAAATCAACGAAAATTAGAAATAGAGTGTCAAAAAAGAGGTTTACATGCGAGTCTAGCTCATGAATTTTTACCATCAGAAATGGGACAAGAAAAGAAGGAATTGGGATATAGAGAAGCTTTTGGGCTACTTCTGAAAAATCCTACAGAATTAACAATGCTAATAGTAGGATTTCTTGTTACTGGTGCATATTGGGTATGGGCTGGATTTTTACCATTATATCTATACTATATTCTTCATTATTCTGCTGCTGAAACCGCATTTTTATCTGTAGTATTTACAGCAACTGGTGGTCTAGGCCAAATTATATGGGGAGCATTATCGGATAAGATAGGCAGGAAATTGTCATTAATAATAACCACATTATGGTTTGCATTAGGAGTTTATACAGTTGTTGCACTAGCTGGTCTAGGATTAGGAGTGTTAATAGGCGCACAGTTATTTGCAGGTTTGGCAACTAATGCTACTTATCCTCTCATGTACGCGATAGGCTATGATGTTGCAGATAAGAGAGCAAAAGCGACATCTACAGCATTCATAGATGTAGCCTTTTATTTAGGCGGCGCTTTACTTTTTGTTACTGGATATCTTATAGAAATAGGAGGAGGATATTATTCTATAACTGGATATCTACTAAACACTTATTTCTTAATAGGTATACTTGTTGGCAGTGCGATATTAACTTTAGTATTTGCTAGAGAAACTAGTGGATGGTTCTTCAAAAAAGATTGGTCTATATTTCCTAGAAGAATGAGCAACTTGCCAGAATTAGAAGGTGAATCTAAATGA